The Sulfurimonas lithotrophica genome includes a region encoding these proteins:
- a CDS encoding secretin N-terminal domain-containing protein codes for MKLIKSLFIGLLLVVSLQARQEVNINLSNLEIKDFIKLVSKITNKNILINHNINGTVDLISTAPIYDDELMDVLVSVLESKGYTIIAKGSILELVRSVDAAKYNAKVIKKGKRADGAFMVTQSIKVNGENVDIVAAKIRYLISKTAKLMTMKESNTILVTDYPRNIETIKKVVKDIIENSAMNVQVQSIKNTEAKTIKNKLDSITKSLFNEKIVSQNVQIVVDENTNSLILVGIKENIKKVQDLISKLDVESNSANNGVQIYSLKNSDATSVLKSLTEIISKQTYKDPSMKPNVSASDEINAIIAMGDPIILKGIKQIIDELDKEKYQVYVQARIIEISKNDAENLGIKYGFDGASLTSSGLYSFSGNFGGSAVAGSVGAALVDSITNGAIGDIAVGFDALALGAAIEFLEKNGASKSISNPSILCVNNQESSIYVGKTVYVKSGTTNNSVSGITDNFKPDEIGLTLKLKPRVSSNDKVTLNAEAVLENIIGESESGHPITTKQEVKTQAILRHGESIIVGGLVKSYDKNEVSKVPLLGDIPWLGELLFAHNSVETQQDNLIVILTPYVVSNSEKLSQLQKDLGMLENLQQKYNLEVFQNIEKQGFNTDAKEEDKNNSDKVKAMNQAQMQEIE; via the coding sequence ATGAAATTAATTAAATCATTATTTATAGGCTTGCTTTTGGTTGTAAGTCTGCAAGCAAGACAAGAGGTAAATATAAACCTTTCAAATTTAGAAATTAAAGATTTTATCAAACTTGTTTCAAAAATTACAAATAAAAATATATTAATAAATCACAATATAAACGGTACGGTAGATTTAATAAGCACTGCACCTATTTATGATGACGAACTTATGGATGTTTTGGTATCCGTACTGGAATCAAAGGGTTATACCATAATCGCAAAAGGTTCTATTTTAGAACTTGTTCGCTCTGTAGATGCAGCAAAGTACAATGCTAAAGTTATTAAAAAAGGTAAGCGTGCAGACGGTGCGTTTATGGTTACTCAAAGCATCAAGGTTAATGGTGAAAACGTAGATATTGTAGCTGCAAAAATCCGTTATCTTATTTCAAAAACGGCTAAACTGATGACTATGAAAGAGTCAAACACAATCTTGGTAACGGATTATCCAAGAAATATTGAAACTATAAAAAAAGTTGTTAAAGATATAATTGAAAACTCCGCTATGAATGTTCAAGTGCAAAGTATAAAAAATACCGAAGCCAAGACTATAAAAAATAAACTTGACTCTATTACAAAGTCACTCTTTAATGAAAAAATCGTATCTCAAAATGTTCAAATAGTCGTAGATGAAAATACAAACTCTTTAATACTTGTAGGTATAAAAGAAAACATAAAAAAAGTACAAGATTTAATATCTAAACTAGATGTTGAATCTAACTCAGCAAACAACGGTGTACAGATATATTCGCTTAAAAATTCGGATGCAACGTCTGTTTTAAAAAGTTTAACCGAGATAATATCAAAACAGACATATAAAGACCCTAGCATGAAACCAAACGTAAGTGCATCTGATGAAATAAATGCCATAATCGCTATGGGTGATCCTATAATTTTAAAAGGTATCAAGCAGATTATAGATGAGCTTGATAAGGAAAAATACCAAGTTTACGTTCAGGCAAGAATTATAGAGATTAGTAAAAACGATGCTGAGAATCTAGGAATAAAGTATGGTTTTGACGGGGCATCTTTAACATCTAGCGGACTTTACTCTTTTTCCGGAAACTTTGGCGGAAGTGCAGTTGCAGGTAGTGTTGGAGCTGCACTAGTAGATAGTATTACAAATGGTGCAATCGGTGATATTGCAGTTGGTTTTGATGCACTTGCCCTTGGTGCTGCTATAGAGTTTTTAGAAAAAAACGGAGCAAGTAAGTCTATATCCAATCCGTCTATACTTTGTGTAAACAACCAAGAATCATCAATATATGTCGGTAAAACGGTATATGTAAAATCAGGTACTACAAACAATTCAGTTAGTGGTATTACCGATAACTTTAAACCTGATGAGATAGGTTTGACACTAAAGTTAAAACCTCGTGTATCATCAAACGATAAAGTTACTTTAAATGCAGAAGCTGTTTTGGAAAATATAATAGGTGAGAGTGAAAGCGGACATCCTATAACGACTAAACAAGAAGTTAAAACACAAGCAATCTTACGTCACGGTGAGAGCATAATAGTTGGAGGTCTTGTAAAGAGTTATGATAAAAATGAGGTCTCTAAAGTTCCTTTACTCGGTGATATTCCATGGCTTGGAGAGTTGTTGTTTGCTCATAACTCGGTTGAAACCCAACAAGATAATCTAATAGTTATTTTAACACCGTATGTTGTAAGCAACAGTGAAAAATTATCACAACTGCAAAAAGATTTGGGAATGCTTGAAAATCTTCAACAAAAGTACAATTTAGAAGTTTTTCAAAACATAGAAAAACAAGGTTTTAATACAGATGCAAAAGAAGAAGATAAAAATAATTCAGATAAAGTAAAAGCTATGAATCAAGCACAAATGCAGGAGATAGAGTAG
- a CDS encoding GspE/PulE family protein produces the protein MIKLEPLHDLKLEVYELEELETELLRKNYLLFSLVEDEVTALTCERYMVEATNFYSKLSVKYPFKLLDEDSFDQLYNRFLELRTDKAIETMQEDGTKSEDEDEDISLTDFLRTSSDILTSEESAPIIKFVNALFYQAVKKKVSDIHIEVGESKGEVRFRIDGMLTKNADLEKKVVSLIVSRIKVISNLDISEKRIPQDGRTQIKIAGETLDIRVSILPTFYGERVVMRLLMQSSQIPQITELGFDDSIIGDVKKLLRSSHGIILVTGPTGSGKTTSLHSFLREVETPEKNLITVEDPVEYKSDNISQIQVNEKVGLTFASALRSILRQDPDVIMIGEIRDEETANIAVRAALTGHLVFSTLHTNSAAATISRLADMGVEPFLISSSLLGILAQRLVRVLCEDCKEEDVLAENFAEDYNLPRDAKIYKACGCRSCGYSGYIGRKSIGELLVMQDSVKDLLKTTTDEHTIKTALEKEGLKTIANQLSKMLLEGKTSLDEAIRIGLGHS, from the coding sequence GTGATAAAACTTGAACCTCTCCACGATTTAAAACTGGAAGTTTATGAACTAGAAGAGCTGGAGACTGAACTTCTAAGAAAAAACTATCTTCTTTTTTCTCTTGTAGAGGATGAGGTGACTGCATTAACGTGTGAGCGTTATATGGTAGAGGCTACAAACTTTTACTCAAAACTATCTGTAAAGTATCCATTTAAACTTTTAGATGAAGATTCATTTGATCAATTATACAACCGCTTCTTGGAACTCCGCACTGATAAAGCTATAGAGACTATGCAAGAAGACGGTACAAAAAGTGAGGATGAAGATGAGGATATCTCACTTACCGATTTTTTACGCACATCCAGCGATATCTTAACAAGTGAAGAATCAGCACCTATCATCAAGTTTGTAAATGCACTTTTTTATCAAGCCGTTAAGAAAAAAGTATCGGATATACATATAGAAGTAGGCGAGAGTAAAGGTGAAGTTCGTTTCAGAATTGACGGAATGCTTACAAAAAATGCGGACTTGGAAAAAAAGGTCGTAAGTCTGATAGTTAGTCGTATAAAAGTTATCTCAAACTTGGATATTTCCGAAAAACGTATCCCGCAAGACGGTCGTACTCAAATCAAAATAGCAGGTGAGACTTTAGATATACGTGTATCTATTTTACCGACCTTTTACGGGGAACGCGTAGTTATGAGGCTTCTTATGCAAAGTAGCCAAATACCTCAAATAACTGAACTTGGATTTGATGATTCTATTATAGGGGATGTTAAAAAACTTCTCCGCTCATCTCACGGTATTATCCTTGTAACTGGTCCAACAGGAAGCGGTAAAACAACTTCTCTTCACTCGTTTTTGCGTGAAGTAGAGACTCCCGAGAAAAATCTCATAACGGTTGAGGATCCTGTTGAATATAAAAGCGATAATATCTCGCAAATCCAGGTAAATGAAAAAGTCGGACTTACTTTTGCATCTGCACTTCGCTCAATTTTGCGTCAAGACCCCGATGTGATTATGATAGGTGAGATTCGTGATGAAGAAACGGCAAATATTGCAGTTCGTGCCGCACTTACGGGACACCTTGTGTTCTCGACTCTGCATACAAACTCGGCAGCAGCTACAATTTCACGTTTAGCCGATATGGGAGTTGAACCGTTTTTAATCTCATCTTCTCTTCTTGGAATTTTAGCTCAAAGACTTGTACGTGTACTTTGTGAAGACTGTAAAGAAGAAGATGTTTTGGCTGAGAATTTTGCAGAGGATTATAACCTGCCTCGCGATGCAAAAATTTATAAAGCCTGCGGATGCAGGAGTTGTGGATATAGCGGTTATATAGGTAGAAAATCTATAGGCGAACTTTTAGTTATGCAAGACAGTGTAAAAGATTTGCTAAAAACTACGACAGATGAGCATACGATAAAAACAGCGTTGGAAAAAGAAGGTCTAAAAACTATAGCCAACCAACTCTCAAAAATGCTTTTAGAGGGTAAGACATCTTTAGATGAGGCTATAAGAATTGGTTTGGGACATTCCTAA
- a CDS encoding type IV pilus modification PilV family protein, protein MSSRKHFFNKNVSYAQSARNGFTLIEVMIAVMIISVVIGAILQMRGNSSFIYEKIDQNAKINQYLSFFIANNDFGLERKSTTMKNLCDEFELDSELRREFSSIKLNIDYKKLDILDMSEFDEGADLVIETGKSIIHTKNLSASLIRVRIP, encoded by the coding sequence TTGAGCTCCCGTAAACATTTTTTTAACAAAAATGTTTCATACGCTCAATCCGCACGCAATGGATTTACTTTAATTGAGGTTATGATTGCCGTTATGATAATCTCCGTAGTTATCGGTGCTATACTTCAGATGCGAGGGAATTCGAGTTTTATCTATGAAAAAATAGATCAAAATGCAAAAATAAATCAATATCTTTCTTTTTTTATAGCTAATAATGATTTTGGTTTAGAGAGAAAAAGTACCACTATGAAAAACTTGTGCGATGAGTTTGAACTAGACAGTGAGCTTAGACGGGAATTTTCATCTATTAAACTAAATATAGATTATAAAAAATTAGATATATTGGATATGAGTGAATTTGATGAGGGTGCAGATTTAGTTATTGAAACCGGTAAGAGTATTATCCATACAAAAAACTTGTCTGCATCTCTTATAAGGGTTAGGATACCATAG
- a CDS encoding PulJ/GspJ family protein — protein sequence MRSAFTLIELLISITILSILMLALYKAYDALNISNEIYKEKSQAIKSIELKKRTIYLDFALSVKKDDKDRVTYLEKDTEEDIVTFAGSNSIHKRYNPYITYLVKNKILYRVESLQEIKEYPFAADIRADIDVMGEVKKFKVFKSKNNDSYLIDARFKDENNILLKVKALNEI from the coding sequence GTGCGTAGCGCCTTTACCCTAATTGAACTCCTAATATCCATAACGATACTCTCTATTTTGATGCTAGCACTATATAAAGCTTACGATGCACTAAATATATCAAATGAGATATATAAAGAAAAATCACAAGCAATAAAATCTATAGAGTTAAAAAAAAGAACTATTTATCTCGATTTTGCATTATCTGTAAAAAAAGATGATAAAGATAGAGTCACATACCTTGAGAAAGATACAGAAGAAGATATAGTTACATTTGCCGGCTCAAACTCCATTCATAAAAGATACAACCCATATATAACTTATCTTGTAAAAAATAAAATACTCTACAGAGTAGAATCTCTGCAAGAGATAAAAGAGTACCCCTTTGCTGCAGATATTAGAGCCGATATAGATGTAATGGGTGAAGTAAAAAAATTTAAAGTTTTCAAATCAAAAAATAATGACTCATATCTTATAGATGCAAGATTTAAAGATGAAAATAATATACTATTAAAAGTAAAAGCTTTAAACGAGATATGA